A single genomic interval of Cupriavidus sp. MP-37 harbors:
- a CDS encoding RluA family pseudouridine synthase, with amino-acid sequence MNELRHQIEKAAEAAPASPQVAYVTIDEGSEGQRIDNFLLKVAKGVPKSHIYRVLRSGEVRVNKGRIDATYRLQSGDVVRIPPMRVASPAQAGAAPVPAGEFPVLFEDAHLLVINKPAGVAVHGGSGVAFGVIEQLRRSRPQAKFLELVHRLDRETSGILVLAKKRSALVHLHEQIRANTMDKRYFACVAGEFANARQHVKLPLYKYSTPDGERRVRVQADGLASHTVFNRVEAFPGFTLLEAELKTGRTHQIRVHLAHSGFPIVGDEKYGDFTLNKSLARSGARPGIKRMFLHAHRLVFIHPATGEPLSVEAPLPDECVGFLQQLRELHAPE; translated from the coding sequence ATGAATGAGTTACGCCATCAAATTGAAAAGGCTGCCGAAGCTGCGCCGGCCAGCCCACAGGTGGCGTATGTCACGATTGACGAAGGCTCCGAGGGCCAGCGCATCGACAACTTCCTGTTGAAGGTGGCCAAGGGGGTGCCCAAGAGCCACATTTACCGGGTGCTCCGCTCGGGCGAGGTGCGCGTCAACAAGGGCCGGATCGATGCCACCTATCGTCTTCAGTCGGGCGATGTAGTCCGCATTCCCCCAATGCGCGTGGCGAGCCCGGCCCAGGCCGGCGCGGCTCCGGTGCCCGCCGGCGAATTTCCGGTGTTGTTCGAGGATGCCCACCTGCTGGTCATCAACAAGCCGGCCGGCGTTGCCGTGCACGGCGGCTCGGGGGTCGCGTTCGGGGTGATCGAGCAGCTGCGCCGGTCGCGGCCGCAGGCCAAGTTCCTCGAGCTGGTGCACCGGCTGGACCGCGAGACTTCCGGCATCCTGGTGCTGGCGAAAAAGCGCTCGGCGCTGGTTCACCTGCACGAGCAGATTCGCGCCAATACCATGGACAAGCGTTATTTCGCCTGCGTCGCCGGGGAGTTCGCGAACGCGCGCCAGCACGTGAAGCTGCCGCTATATAAGTACAGCACGCCGGACGGCGAGCGCCGGGTGCGGGTCCAGGCCGACGGGCTGGCCTCGCATACCGTGTTCAACCGGGTCGAGGCCTTCCCGGGGTTCACGCTGCTTGAGGCCGAGCTGAAGACCGGGCGCACGCACCAGATCCGCGTGCACCTGGCGCATTCGGGTTTTCCAATCGTCGGCGACGAAAAATACGGCGATTTCACGCTGAACAAGTCGCTGGCGCGTTCCGGCGCCAGGCCCGGCATCAAGCGCATGTTCCTGCACGCGCACCGGCTGGTGTTTATCCATCCGGCCACCGGCGAGCCGCTGTCGGTGGAGGCGCCCCTGCCCGACGAATGCGTCGGATTCCTGCAACAATTGCGTGAGCTGCACGCCCCGGAGTAG
- a CDS encoding HAD-IA family hydrolase codes for MARQQFDLIVFDWDGTLMDSTPTIAKCIQLASRDLGLPVPDDSAASHVIGLGLKDALSYAVPTLDPADYPRLAERYRYHFLTRDADLVLFDGVREMLETLRAEHYFLGVATGKTRVGLQRALAASGLTALFDATRCADETFSKPHPAMLHELTRELGQEVERTVMIGDTTHDLQMAANAGAKGLGVCYGAHPAESLRAMAPVHCASSIADLTEWLLAHA; via the coding sequence ATGGCCAGGCAACAATTTGACCTGATCGTTTTCGACTGGGACGGGACGCTGATGGACTCGACCCCGACCATCGCCAAGTGCATCCAGCTCGCCAGCCGGGACCTGGGCCTGCCGGTGCCGGACGACAGCGCCGCCAGCCACGTGATCGGGCTGGGACTGAAGGACGCGCTGTCGTATGCGGTGCCGACGCTGGATCCCGCCGACTATCCGCGGCTGGCCGAGCGCTACCGCTACCATTTCCTGACCCGCGACGCCGATCTCGTGCTGTTCGACGGCGTGCGCGAAATGCTCGAAACCCTGCGCGCGGAACACTATTTTCTCGGCGTGGCTACCGGCAAGACCCGCGTCGGCCTGCAGCGCGCGCTCGCGGCCAGCGGCCTGACGGCGCTGTTCGACGCCACCCGCTGTGCCGACGAGACCTTCTCCAAGCCGCACCCGGCCATGCTTCATGAGCTGACGCGCGAACTGGGCCAGGAAGTGGAGCGCACGGTGATGATCGGCGACACCACCCATGACCTGCAGATGGCGGCCAACGCCGGCGCCAAGGGTTTGGGGGTCTGTTACGGCGCACACCCCGCCGAGTCGTTGCGCGCGATGGCGCCGGTGCACTGCGCCAGTTCGATCGCAGACCTGACCGAGTGGCTGCTGGCCCATGCCTGA
- a CDS encoding Rieske 2Fe-2S domain-containing protein: MPDAASGQAPVRLCAADALQEGGLGVRFSVALDQREIGAFVVRFDGVAHAYLNQCAHVPMELDWQEGRFFDASGLYLMCATHGAVYAPDSGECVGGPCRGAALAKLEVEERDGQVYWLPRGPYRAAEPSDGA, translated from the coding sequence ATGCCTGACGCGGCCTCCGGCCAGGCGCCGGTGCGGTTGTGCGCCGCCGATGCATTGCAGGAGGGCGGACTCGGCGTGCGCTTCTCGGTCGCGCTCGACCAGCGCGAGATCGGCGCCTTTGTGGTGCGTTTCGACGGCGTTGCCCATGCCTACCTGAACCAGTGCGCGCACGTGCCGATGGAGTTGGACTGGCAGGAGGGCCGGTTCTTCGATGCCTCGGGCCTATACTTGATGTGCGCCACTCATGGCGCGGTGTACGCGCCGGATAGCGGCGAGTGCGTTGGCGGTCCCTGCCGCGGGGCCGCGCTGGCCAAGCTGGAAGTCGAAGAACGCGATGGCCAGGTCTACTGGCTGCCGCGCGGGCCTTACCGCGCGGCCGAGCCTTCGGACGGCGCCTGA
- a CDS encoding S49 family peptidase: MTEQQKPPSAEPNEPGQPDQRKPAADTGPAGAAPVPESERLVTAARAEFPLEDELRAGDDAARREARERKARLAGATGSAQVGAGWERDVLEKVLTASLREQRAARRWRIFFRLVTLGLLALILFAVFDFKGDGTISASGRHTAMVTLEGEIAAGTPASAEAINASLQAAFADSNAAGVILKINSPGGSPVQAGIINDEIHRLRGLYPSKPLYVVVEEICASGGYYVAAAADKIYVDKASIVGSIGVLMDGFGFTGLMDKLGVERRLYTSGANKGMLDPFSPQVPKQKAFAEAMLKQIHQQFIDVVKEGRGDRLKDDPELFSGLFWSGERSVALGLADGLGSAEYVARDLFKAEDIVDYTVKENIAERVAKRFGAAVGTAAMKTMLWSTGMQGMR, translated from the coding sequence ATGACAGAACAACAGAAACCGCCTTCGGCCGAGCCGAATGAACCGGGCCAGCCGGACCAGCGCAAGCCCGCAGCGGACACTGGCCCGGCCGGAGCAGCGCCTGTGCCGGAATCCGAGCGCCTGGTGACCGCGGCGCGTGCCGAATTTCCGCTCGAAGACGAACTCCGCGCCGGCGATGATGCCGCGCGGCGCGAAGCACGCGAGCGCAAGGCGCGCCTGGCCGGCGCCACCGGCAGCGCTCAGGTGGGCGCAGGCTGGGAGCGCGACGTACTGGAAAAAGTGCTCACCGCATCGCTGCGCGAACAGCGCGCGGCGCGGCGCTGGCGCATCTTCTTCCGCCTGGTCACGCTGGGCCTGCTGGCGCTGATCCTGTTCGCGGTGTTCGACTTCAAGGGCGACGGCACCATCAGCGCCTCGGGCCGCCACACCGCGATGGTCACGCTCGAAGGCGAAATCGCCGCCGGCACGCCGGCCAGCGCCGAAGCGATCAATGCCTCGCTGCAGGCGGCCTTTGCCGACAGCAATGCCGCCGGCGTGATCCTGAAGATCAATTCACCCGGCGGCTCGCCGGTGCAGGCAGGCATCATCAACGACGAGATCCACCGCCTGCGCGGCCTCTACCCATCCAAGCCGCTCTATGTGGTGGTCGAGGAAATCTGTGCTTCCGGCGGATATTACGTGGCGGCGGCGGCCGACAAGATTTATGTCGACAAGGCCAGCATCGTCGGCTCGATCGGCGTGCTGATGGACGGCTTCGGCTTTACCGGGCTGATGGACAAGCTGGGCGTGGAGCGCCGGCTTTACACCTCGGGTGCCAACAAGGGCATGCTCGACCCGTTCTCGCCGCAGGTGCCGAAGCAGAAGGCCTTTGCCGAGGCGATGCTCAAGCAGATCCACCAGCAGTTCATCGACGTGGTCAAGGAAGGCCGCGGCGACCGGCTCAAGGACGACCCGGAGCTGTTTTCCGGCCTGTTCTGGTCGGGCGAGCGCAGCGTCGCGCTGGGTCTGGCCGACGGCCTCGGCAGTGCCGAATACGTGGCGCGCGACCTGTTCAAGGCCGAGGACATCGTCGACTACACGGTCAAGGAGAACATCGCCGAACGCGTGGCCAAGCGCTTCGGCGCGGCCGTGGGCACGGCGGCGATGAAGACCATGCTGTGGAGCACCGGCATGCAAGGCATGCGCTGA
- a CDS encoding SAM-dependent methyltransferase, with protein sequence MSGTLYLIPNTLGKRDKADPLADVIPAGVQQVAAGLDYLVAENAKTARAFLKKLGETTPLARPIQQIEIQELNVNTRADALAALLAPLQAGRDGGLLSEAGVPAVADPGADLVRLAHARGIRVRPLVGPSSILLAVMGSGLNGQSFAFNGYLPVDASERAQRLRELEQRSRKASQTQVFIETPYRNGALLDAMRQHCAGTTLLSVAVDLTLPGETIVTLPLSDWRPERIALHKRPAIFSLLAI encoded by the coding sequence ATGAGCGGCACCCTGTACCTGATCCCCAATACCCTCGGCAAGCGCGACAAAGCCGACCCGCTGGCCGACGTAATCCCGGCCGGCGTGCAGCAGGTCGCGGCCGGACTGGACTACCTTGTCGCCGAGAACGCCAAGACCGCGCGCGCCTTCCTGAAGAAGCTGGGCGAAACCACGCCGCTGGCGCGCCCGATCCAGCAGATCGAGATCCAGGAACTGAATGTCAATACGCGCGCCGACGCGCTGGCGGCGCTGCTGGCGCCGCTGCAGGCCGGCCGCGACGGCGGCCTGCTGTCAGAGGCCGGCGTACCGGCAGTGGCCGACCCGGGCGCCGACCTGGTGCGGCTGGCGCATGCGCGCGGCATCCGCGTGCGGCCGCTGGTGGGACCCAGTTCGATCCTGCTGGCGGTGATGGGCTCGGGCCTGAACGGCCAGAGCTTTGCCTTCAACGGCTACCTGCCGGTCGATGCCAGCGAGCGCGCGCAGCGGCTGCGCGAACTGGAACAGCGCTCGCGCAAGGCCAGCCAGACCCAGGTCTTCATCGAAACGCCGTACCGCAACGGCGCGCTGCTGGACGCCATGCGCCAGCACTGTGCCGGCACCACGCTGCTGTCCGTGGCGGTCGACCTGACCCTGCCCGGCGAGACCATCGTCACGCTGCCGCTGTCGGACTGGCGCCCCGAGCGGATCGCGCTGCACAAGCGCCCGGCGATCTTCTCGCTGCTCGCCATATAG
- a CDS encoding Maf-like protein, with product MPPDTRPRLILGSGSPYRRELLERLRIPFEVAVPDIDETPLAGESPEATALRLSQRKAEAIAARHPGALVIGSDQVLTLDGAQMGKPGTHDNAVAQLRRMRGRTATFHSALCLLDSRTGTAQLADVQTRVTLRDLSDAEIETYLQLERPYDVAGSAKSEGLGITLLARVESDDPTALVGLPLIALTGMLRQAGYPLLTA from the coding sequence ATGCCTCCAGACACCCGCCCCCGGCTGATCCTTGGCTCCGGCTCGCCCTACCGCCGCGAACTGCTGGAACGGCTGCGCATCCCCTTCGAAGTCGCGGTGCCGGACATCGACGAAACCCCGCTGGCCGGCGAATCACCCGAGGCCACGGCGCTGCGGCTGTCGCAGCGCAAGGCCGAGGCCATTGCGGCGCGCCACCCCGGCGCGCTGGTGATCGGCTCCGACCAGGTGCTGACGCTGGACGGCGCCCAGATGGGCAAGCCGGGCACGCATGACAACGCCGTGGCCCAACTGCGCCGCATGCGCGGGCGCACCGCCACCTTCCATTCGGCACTGTGCCTGCTGGATTCCCGCACGGGGACCGCACAGCTGGCCGACGTGCAGACCCGGGTGACACTGCGCGACCTGAGCGACGCCGAAATCGAGACCTACCTGCAGCTGGAGCGCCCCTACGACGTGGCCGGCAGCGCCAAATCCGAGGGACTCGGCATCACGCTGCTGGCGCGGGTCGAGTCCGACGATCCCACCGCGCTGGTCGGCCTGCCGCTGATCGCGCTGACCGGCATGCTGCGCCAGGCCGGCTACCCTCTCCTTACCGCATGA
- a CDS encoding DUF177 domain-containing protein — translation MTQPIDLRALDLFAMCRKGESLAGDVAVRDLPRILAETAAQAPASAPDETFAYTATGFVREEAAEPGAPVAQRLFLDVTVQGRMWLDCQRCLAPYAEPIDTATRFEVVESEEAADAAPMDDDEVDVIAGSKRFSLLELIEDEVLLALPVAPKHDVCPTVHESLVTGTDGEAQPEAEPEEEKRPSPFAALAGLKTRH, via the coding sequence ATGACCCAGCCGATCGACCTGCGCGCGCTTGACCTCTTCGCCATGTGCCGAAAGGGTGAAAGCCTGGCCGGCGACGTGGCGGTGCGGGATTTGCCGCGCATCTTAGCCGAGACCGCCGCGCAAGCGCCAGCCTCGGCACCCGATGAGACCTTCGCCTATACGGCCACCGGCTTCGTGCGCGAAGAGGCGGCCGAGCCCGGCGCCCCGGTGGCGCAGCGGCTGTTCCTCGACGTGACGGTGCAGGGCCGGATGTGGCTGGATTGCCAGCGCTGCCTGGCGCCCTATGCCGAGCCAATCGACACGGCGACGCGTTTCGAGGTGGTGGAAAGCGAGGAAGCGGCCGACGCCGCGCCGATGGACGACGACGAAGTCGACGTGATCGCCGGCTCGAAGCGGTTCTCGCTGCTGGAACTGATTGAAGATGAAGTGCTGCTGGCATTGCCGGTGGCACCCAAGCATGACGTCTGCCCGACCGTGCACGAAAGCCTCGTGACCGGAACGGACGGCGAGGCCCAGCCCGAAGCTGAGCCTGAGGAAGAAAAGCGGCCTTCGCCCTTCGCGGCGCTGGCCGGCCTGAAGACCCGGCACTGA
- the rpmF gene encoding 50S ribosomal protein L32 has product MAVQQNKKSPSKRGMHRSHDHLSAAPLAVEPTTGETHLRHHVSPNGYYRGRKVIKTKND; this is encoded by the coding sequence ATGGCTGTTCAACAGAACAAGAAGTCGCCGTCCAAGCGCGGCATGCACCGTTCGCACGACCACCTGTCGGCCGCGCCGCTGGCAGTCGAGCCGACCACCGGCGAAACCCACCTGCGCCACCACGTGAGCCCGAACGGCTACTACCGCGGTCGCAAGGTCATCAAGACCAAGAACGACTGA
- the plsX gene encoding phosphate acyltransferase PlsX, whose protein sequence is MTIKIAIDCMGGDHGVSVTVPAAISFLSRHDDAEMVLVGLPDAIRAQLKKLHALDHPRVSIVEATEVITMDDPVEVALRKKRDSSMRVAVTQVKEGVAGACISAGNTGALMAVSRYVLKTLEGIERPAIATTIPNEQGWGTTVLDLGANADCEPEHLLQFARMAEAMVAVVDHKEHPTVGLLNIGEEVIKGNEVVKRAGELLRASELNFYGNVEGNDIFKGTTDIVVCDGFVGNVALKSTEGLAKMIGSMIKEEFTRSWFTKLLAAVAMPVLSRLAKRLDPARYNGASLLGLRGLVIKSHGSADAHSFEWAIKRGYDAAKNGVIARITRAFADKSSAAGGAQPAPETEAPGAHPSPHVA, encoded by the coding sequence ATGACGATCAAAATCGCTATCGACTGCATGGGCGGCGATCACGGTGTTTCCGTGACGGTGCCCGCGGCGATCAGTTTTCTTTCCCGCCACGACGATGCCGAGATGGTGCTGGTCGGCTTGCCCGACGCCATCCGGGCGCAGCTGAAGAAGCTGCACGCGCTGGACCATCCGCGCGTCAGCATCGTCGAGGCCACCGAGGTCATCACCATGGATGACCCGGTCGAGGTGGCACTGCGCAAGAAGCGCGACTCCTCGATGCGCGTTGCCGTGACACAAGTCAAGGAAGGCGTGGCCGGCGCCTGCATCTCCGCCGGCAACACCGGCGCGCTGATGGCGGTATCGCGCTATGTGCTGAAGACGCTCGAGGGCATCGAGCGTCCGGCCATCGCCACCACCATTCCCAACGAACAGGGCTGGGGCACCACGGTGCTGGACCTGGGCGCCAATGCCGACTGCGAGCCCGAGCACCTGCTGCAGTTCGCGCGCATGGCCGAGGCCATGGTGGCCGTGGTCGATCACAAGGAACACCCCACGGTGGGCCTGCTGAACATCGGCGAGGAAGTCATCAAGGGCAACGAGGTGGTCAAGCGCGCCGGCGAACTGCTGCGCGCCTCGGAGCTGAACTTCTACGGCAACGTGGAGGGCAACGACATCTTCAAGGGCACCACCGACATCGTGGTCTGCGACGGCTTCGTCGGCAATGTGGCGCTCAAGAGCACCGAGGGCCTGGCCAAGATGATCGGCAGCATGATCAAGGAAGAATTCACCCGCTCGTGGTTCACCAAGCTGCTGGCGGCGGTTGCCATGCCGGTGCTGTCGCGCCTGGCCAAGCGGCTCGACCCGGCGCGCTACAACGGCGCGTCGCTGCTGGGCCTGCGCGGGCTGGTGATCAAGAGTCACGGCTCGGCCGATGCCCATTCTTTTGAGTGGGCTATCAAACGCGGGTATGATGCCGCCAAGAATGGCGTGATCGCCCGCATCACCCGGGCCTTTGCCGATAAATCCAGCGCCGCAGGCGGTGCCCAGCCCGCCCCGGAGACAGAGGCGCCTGGCGCGCATCCCAGCCCCCACGTCGCCTGA
- a CDS encoding beta-ketoacyl-ACP synthase III codes for MTKYAKIIGTGSYLPPRRVTNHDLAAQLAEKGIETSDEWIVSRSGISARHWAEPDVTSSTLAVKAAEQAIEAAGIDRQDIDLIIVATSTPDFVFPSTACIVQEKLGITNHCPAFDLQAVCSGFVYALATADKFIRSGSHRNVLVIGTEVFSRILDFNDRTTCVLFGDGAGAVVLSASDEPGILSSAMHSDGSHVDILCVPGNVAGGNITGNPFLHMDGQAVFKLAVNVLDKVAREAMEAASVSPDQVDWLIPHQANIRIMQGTAKKLGLPAERMVATVHEHGNTSAASIPLALDVAVRDGRIRPGHTVLMEGVGGGFTWGAVLLRM; via the coding sequence ATGACCAAGTACGCAAAAATCATCGGTACCGGGAGCTACCTGCCTCCGCGGCGCGTGACCAACCATGACCTGGCCGCGCAGCTTGCCGAGAAAGGCATCGAGACCAGCGACGAGTGGATCGTCTCGCGCAGCGGCATCTCGGCGCGCCACTGGGCCGAGCCCGATGTGACCAGCAGCACGCTGGCGGTCAAGGCTGCCGAGCAGGCCATCGAGGCCGCCGGCATCGACCGCCAGGACATCGACCTGATCATCGTCGCCACCTCGACGCCGGACTTCGTGTTTCCCAGCACCGCCTGCATCGTGCAGGAAAAGCTGGGCATCACCAATCATTGCCCGGCGTTCGACCTGCAGGCAGTGTGCTCGGGCTTTGTGTATGCGCTGGCCACGGCCGACAAATTCATCCGCAGCGGCTCGCACCGCAATGTGCTGGTGATCGGCACCGAAGTGTTCTCGCGCATCCTCGACTTCAACGACCGCACCACCTGCGTGCTGTTCGGCGATGGCGCCGGCGCGGTGGTGCTGTCGGCGTCCGACGAGCCGGGCATCCTGTCCAGCGCCATGCACTCGGACGGCAGCCATGTCGACATCCTGTGCGTGCCGGGCAACGTCGCCGGCGGCAACATCACCGGCAACCCGTTCCTGCACATGGATGGCCAGGCGGTGTTCAAGCTCGCCGTCAACGTGCTCGACAAGGTGGCGCGCGAAGCCATGGAAGCCGCGAGCGTGTCGCCGGACCAGGTCGACTGGCTGATTCCGCACCAGGCCAATATCCGCATCATGCAGGGCACGGCGAAGAAGCTGGGCCTGCCGGCCGAGCGCATGGTCGCCACCGTGCACGAGCATGGCAACACCTCGGCCGCGTCGATCCCGCTGGCGCTGGACGTCGCCGTGCGCGACGGCCGCATCCGCCCGGGCCACACCGTGCTGATGGAAGGCGTGGGCGGCGGCTTCACCTGGGGTGCGGTGCTGCTGCGCATGTGA
- the fabD gene encoding ACP S-malonyltransferase, which yields MKFAFVFPGQGSQSVGMLNAFADNAVVRATVEEASAALGQDLGRLIAEGPAEELNLTTNTQPVMLTAAVAIYRAWLEAGGPAPALVAGHSLGEYSALVAAGVIPFADAVPLVRFRAQAMQEAVPVGEGGMAAILGLSDDDVRAACAEASAAGVVEAVNFNAPSQVVIAGHKGAVEKACEIAKAKGAKRALPLPVSAPFHSSLLKPASDRLRERMAGLAFSAPSIPLVNNVDVAIVNDPEAIKDALVRQAAAPVRWVECVQKMAAEGITHVIECGPGKVLAGMTKRIDGNLSGGAIFDPASLQDTLALLK from the coding sequence ATGAAATTCGCTTTCGTATTTCCCGGCCAGGGTTCGCAGTCGGTCGGCATGCTCAATGCCTTCGCCGACAACGCCGTGGTGCGCGCCACCGTCGAAGAAGCCTCGGCCGCGCTCGGCCAGGATCTCGGCCGCCTGATCGCCGAAGGCCCTGCCGAAGAACTGAACCTGACCACCAATACGCAGCCGGTGATGCTGACCGCCGCCGTGGCGATCTACCGCGCCTGGCTCGAGGCCGGCGGCCCGGCGCCGGCGCTGGTCGCCGGCCACAGCCTCGGCGAGTACTCCGCGCTGGTGGCTGCGGGCGTGATTCCGTTTGCCGACGCGGTACCGCTGGTGCGTTTCCGCGCCCAGGCCATGCAGGAAGCCGTGCCGGTGGGCGAGGGCGGCATGGCTGCGATCCTCGGCCTGTCGGACGACGACGTGCGTGCCGCGTGCGCCGAAGCATCGGCCGCCGGCGTGGTCGAGGCAGTCAACTTCAACGCGCCATCGCAGGTGGTGATCGCCGGCCACAAGGGCGCGGTCGAGAAGGCCTGCGAAATCGCCAAGGCCAAGGGCGCCAAGCGCGCGCTGCCGCTGCCGGTGTCGGCGCCGTTCCACTCGTCGCTGCTGAAGCCGGCTTCGGACCGCCTGCGCGAGCGCATGGCCGGCCTGGCGTTTTCGGCGCCGTCGATCCCGCTGGTGAACAACGTCGACGTCGCCATCGTCAACGATCCGGAAGCGATCAAGGATGCGCTGGTGCGCCAGGCCGCCGCGCCGGTGCGCTGGGTCGAATGCGTGCAGAAGATGGCCGCCGAAGGCATCACCCACGTGATCGAATGCGGTCCGGGCAAGGTGCTGGCCGGCATGACCAAGCGCATCGACGGCAACCTGAGCGGCGGCGCGATTTTCGATCCGGCCTCGCTGCAGGACACGCTGGCATTGCTGAAGTAA
- the fabG gene encoding 3-oxoacyl-ACP reductase FabG: MTKLLDNQVALVTGASRGIGRAIALELARQGATVIGTATSEAGAAGITDYLGAEGLKGKGAVLNVNDAAACDALIDEIVKSHGGIGVLVNNAGITQDQLAMRMKDEDWLAVIQTNLTSVFRLSRAVLRPMMKARQGRIINITSVVGSVGNPGQMNYSAAKAGVAGMTRSLAAEIGSRNVTVNCVAPGFIDTDMTKALSEEQHASLKTQIPLGRLGQPEDIANAVAFLAGPQAAYITGTTLHVNGGMYMN; encoded by the coding sequence ATGACCAAACTTCTCGACAATCAGGTTGCGCTGGTCACCGGCGCCTCGCGCGGCATCGGCCGCGCCATCGCGCTCGAACTGGCGCGCCAGGGCGCGACCGTGATCGGCACCGCTACCAGCGAAGCCGGCGCGGCCGGCATCACCGACTACCTCGGCGCCGAAGGCCTGAAGGGCAAGGGCGCCGTGCTCAACGTCAACGACGCCGCTGCCTGCGACGCGCTCATCGACGAGATCGTCAAGAGCCACGGCGGCATCGGCGTGCTGGTCAACAATGCCGGCATCACGCAGGACCAGCTGGCGATGCGCATGAAGGACGAGGACTGGCTGGCCGTGATCCAGACCAACCTGACTTCCGTGTTCCGCCTGTCGCGCGCGGTACTGCGCCCGATGATGAAGGCCCGCCAGGGCCGCATCATCAATATCACTTCGGTGGTGGGCTCGGTCGGCAATCCCGGCCAGATGAACTACTCCGCGGCCAAGGCAGGCGTGGCCGGCATGACCCGCTCGCTGGCCGCCGAGATCGGCAGCCGCAACGTGACCGTCAACTGCGTCGCGCCGGGCTTTATCGACACCGACATGACCAAGGCGCTGTCCGAAGAGCAGCATGCTTCGCTCAAGACCCAGATCCCGCTGGGCCGCCTGGGGCAGCCCGAGGATATCGCCAATGCGGTCGCCTTCCTGGCCGGTCCGCAAGCCGCCTACATCACTGGCACCACCCTGCATGTGAACGGCGGGATGTACATGAATTGA
- the acpP gene encoding acyl carrier protein has protein sequence MDNIEQRVKKIVAEQLGVAEADIKNESSFVNDLGADSLDTVELVMALEDEFGMEIPDEEAEKITTVQQAIDYATAHVKA, from the coding sequence ATGGACAATATCGAACAACGCGTCAAGAAAATCGTGGCAGAACAGCTTGGCGTGGCCGAGGCAGACATCAAGAACGAATCGTCGTTCGTGAACGATCTCGGTGCGGACTCGCTGGACACGGTTGAACTCGTGATGGCGTTGGAAGATGAATTCGGCATGGAAATTCCTGATGAGGAAGCCGAAAAGATCACGACCGTGCAACAGGCTATCGACTACGCCACCGCGCACGTCAAGGCCTAA